The following proteins come from a genomic window of Nicotiana tomentosiformis chromosome 12, ASM39032v3, whole genome shotgun sequence:
- the LOC104084711 gene encoding uncharacterized protein isoform X1, with protein sequence MADSESRQFSPCFAEELLDWQRGLPRRFLFGQVFASDGFDIDIYPGKAKAAMFIPYLDFEKETDLLMELANHAIQDYNCKETNVYKYEVLYVEKVNFILAECREFFMTVKVKNVTLRSPKETFQIHAYKGPDGENIVRLCRRKLLV encoded by the exons ATGGCCGATAGTGAATCGAGGCAATTTTCGCCATGTTTTGCAGAAGAACTACTTGACTGGCAGAGGGGACTGCCCCGCAGGTTCTTGTTTGGTCAGGTTTTTGCTTCGGAT GGTTTCGACATTGACATCTATCCGGGTAAAGCCAAGGCAGCTATGTTTATACCATACCTGGATTTTGAGAAAGAAACTGACTTGCTGATGGAACTGGCAAACCATGCTATTCAGGATTACAACTGTAAAGAAACCAAT GTTTACAAGTACGAGGTCTTGTATGTTGAAAAAGTGAACTTTATTTTGGCCGAATGCCGTGAATTTTTTATGACTGTTAAAGTTAAAAATGTCACTCTACGTTCACCTAAAGAAACTTTTCAAATCCATGCATATAAAGGACCAGATGGGGAGAATATTGTCCGCCTTTGCCGGAGAAAATTGCTGGTTTGA
- the LOC104084711 gene encoding uncharacterized protein isoform X2 encodes MADSESRQFSPCFAEELLDWQRGLPRRFLFGQGFDIDIYPGKAKAAMFIPYLDFEKETDLLMELANHAIQDYNCKETNVYKYEVLYVEKVNFILAECREFFMTVKVKNVTLRSPKETFQIHAYKGPDGENIVRLCRRKLLV; translated from the exons ATGGCCGATAGTGAATCGAGGCAATTTTCGCCATGTTTTGCAGAAGAACTACTTGACTGGCAGAGGGGACTGCCCCGCAGGTTCTTGTTTGGTCAG GGTTTCGACATTGACATCTATCCGGGTAAAGCCAAGGCAGCTATGTTTATACCATACCTGGATTTTGAGAAAGAAACTGACTTGCTGATGGAACTGGCAAACCATGCTATTCAGGATTACAACTGTAAAGAAACCAAT GTTTACAAGTACGAGGTCTTGTATGTTGAAAAAGTGAACTTTATTTTGGCCGAATGCCGTGAATTTTTTATGACTGTTAAAGTTAAAAATGTCACTCTACGTTCACCTAAAGAAACTTTTCAAATCCATGCATATAAAGGACCAGATGGGGAGAATATTGTCCGCCTTTGCCGGAGAAAATTGCTGGTTTGA